CCCGTCATATCCGCCCTTTTCCTTCCAAAAGGAGACGTTGAGCAGGGAATGAACAACCGCCAGGCCATCACGCACGATATGAACAAACCGGGCATCTGGAAATATACTGTTCAGATAACCGACCCGCGGCGGGCCGGTCAGTTTCGCCGAAAACCTTGTCCGGCCCTGGTAGCGGACAATTTTCGCAACGGCATTTCGGAGGCGAAGGCCGGTCCGCTGGTCTGCCCTGCATCTGCCCAGGGCCGCAAGGGAGAAATCCCGCTGGGAATAATAGTCCCAGAACTGGTAAGCCTCGGCCGGCTTGACCAGGTACCTGTTACAGAAGGCGACCTCGGCATACTGTTTCTTCCTGGCCTCCACGACAAAGAAACGGTTCTCATGCAGTCGCCGCACCAGATTATAGCATGGACTCTGCGGATTTCTCTGCGAGTAGTTCGAGGGCCAGGCCAGTTCCGGATGCCTCGCCACTGCCTCGAAAATAATGGTCGTGCCGCTTCTCGGCATGCCGATGAAGAAAATGGGCTGCCGGATCAAGTTCTCGTTCATCCTGGTAACCAGTTGTCAGCTGCCCGGGTGGCGCATGGCTTCGCGCAGCAGCTGCTCGGTATTTTCCGTCATTATTGCAATGGTGAACCGCCGGAGCACCTCTGCGCGTGCCTGCCGGCCCATCCCGGCCGTGCCCCGCCGATCGTTCAGGCGCTGTACCATGGCCTTGCGCAAGGCGATAAAATTTCCCAGAGGCACGAGTTCGCCGGTACGGCCGGGAATAACAGCCTCCTTGAGCCCGCCGATGTCTGTTGCCACCACCGGGACCTCCATGGCCATGGACTCAAGCATTGCAATGGAAAAGGTCTCCACCGCGGTTGACGCGAGGACTGAAACATCCGCTGCCCCGAGCACGGGCCGCACATCTTCTACGTTCCCCAGGAAATGGACCCGCTCGGAGAGTCCAAGTCGATCAACCAGCTCTTCTATGCCGGGCCTGAACTCACCCTCGCCGGCAAGCAGGAGATGAGAGTCTTCGCCAATCTCCGAAAAAGCCCTGACCAGCAGCCCATGGCCCTTTTCCCTGCGAAAGCCGGCAATGCAGCAGAAGACAAACGAGTTGTCACCGATACTGTGCCTGCGGCGCAATGATCGACCCTTGTCCACGGCCTTGCCTGGTGAGAAACGGGCCGGATCAACACCATTATACACAACCGCCGCCTTGTCCCCTAATTCAGGAAATTTTCCGCGCCAGTATTCTGCCTGGGTTTTGCAGACAAAGATGATTTTTTCGCAGTTGCGCAGGATCCTCCGGTAAAGGAGCCGGTCAAGGAGTTCATCCTTGATCGAGACATTGCGGGTGGTATGGATCGAGGCGACCAGGAGCGGCTTTCGCGTGGATCTGCGCCGGGCAAGCCACCCCATGAAAAGGGCGAACTGCAGCGTGCAATGCAACAGCTCAATATCCTGCTCGTCAATGATCCGGGCGATACGGCGAACAAGATTGAAGTCGATCAGTTCTGTCCGCTGGATATGAATAAAGTCTGTTTTGCTCCGGTCCAGGCGGGAAAGCTGGTCCAGGTTGCTCTCATAAACCACAAGGGTTCTGGAAAAGCCGCCACCCATGGCGTTCAGCAGATCCACGGTCTGGGTCTGGGCACCGGCCCGACGCAGGGAAGGGAGCAGAAATAATGTTTTTACGGGCTTCACGTTTTATTGCTCAAGTTCAGATCAATTTCTTGAAAACAGCCTCATGTTGCCGGGCAACGCTCGCTGGCGAGTAATTATCGATGGCATACTGTTGGGCAAATCCGGATAAAGCCAACCGTTCCTCGTCGTTTTCAAGCAACCGCGAGAGTTCACCGGCCATCTGCTCAATATCCGCGGGGACCGCCCCAAGCCTGTGGCCCTGGATCAATCCGTCCGGGTCAAAAAAGGAAACAACCGGAACGCCCCTGATCCAGGCCTGGAGAAAGCTGTTGGGAAAACCCTCCGACTCGGAGGTATTGGCAAAAAGCCTGGCCCGTAAGAAATAGTCATTAACCCGGGAGTAAGGAACAGGCCCGATGAATTCCAGGTTCGGCGCCTGTTTTGCCGCCTGCTCGATCCCGGCGAAATACTGTTCCATCCCCAGGCAGGGCCCGCCGATCATCACGATCCGTTGGTCGGGAAGCATCCCGGCCAGATCGATCATCAGCTCCGGCCGCTTGAAGGGCCGCATGTTGTTCACCCAGAGGATATCGATATCCCTCTTGCCGGCGGGCCGGGCCAACGGCAACTCAACCGCCATGTTCATGGGGATGCTTTCAAGGCCGTAATGTCGGCGGAGCAGCCGGCGCTGATGTTCGCTCTGGACAAGAATCAGATCAGCCCGTTTGAGGCCGTATTCGTATAATTTTCTGTCCCGCCAGTATCTGATGAGCTGTTGGCCCGGGACGCAGTCGCTGTCATGGGCCACCCGGAAGGCGAAGATCTTCTTGTTCCTGCGACAATAGCCGCCCACCAGCCCGGTCAGCATGGCCGCACAGGACTGGTAATAGAGATCAGCGCCCGGCCGGGGCAACGCCCTGGCAATGGAAGTAAGCCTTGGGTGGAGAAAACGGAGTACCGGCAGCCCGGCGTCCAGCCTGTACGTTTTGTAGACCCGGATACCGTCACGCTCCTCAACGTCGGGTTGGCCGAAGTCCCTGACGATCATGCTCACCTCATAGCCCATGGCAACGAATTCCCTGGCCAGCAGGGTCTGCTGCAGGGATTCACCGCCGATCCTGGTTATCCCCATGTCGGGATTCAAGACAGGATAGTTGTCCATTCCGACAAAGCAGATACTCTTCATGTCTTGCTCGCTCCTAATTCGCTATTGAGAAGTACAAAATATATTTTCATGAAAAAGCACCGGCGGAAAACATCTTTAGTTTTGAATGCCGTGATTGTTACGAGTCCATCAAATTTGTCGGTCTCGCAACAACCCGCTCGACGGACGTGTGTCATG
This genomic stretch from Desulfobacterales bacterium harbors:
- a CDS encoding glycosyltransferase, encoding MKPVKTLFLLPSLRRAGAQTQTVDLLNAMGGGFSRTLVVYESNLDQLSRLDRSKTDFIHIQRTELIDFNLVRRIARIIDEQDIELLHCTLQFALFMGWLARRRSTRKPLLVASIHTTRNVSIKDELLDRLLYRRILRNCEKIIFVCKTQAEYWRGKFPELGDKAAVVYNGVDPARFSPGKAVDKGRSLRRRHSIGDNSFVFCCIAGFRREKGHGLLVRAFSEIGEDSHLLLAGEGEFRPGIEELVDRLGLSERVHFLGNVEDVRPVLGAADVSVLASTAVETFSIAMLESMAMEVPVVATDIGGLKEAVIPGRTGELVPLGNFIALRKAMVQRLNDRRGTAGMGRQARAEVLRRFTIAIMTENTEQLLREAMRHPGS
- a CDS encoding glycosyltransferase family 4 protein is translated as MKSICFVGMDNYPVLNPDMGITRIGGESLQQTLLAREFVAMGYEVSMIVRDFGQPDVEERDGIRVYKTYRLDAGLPVLRFLHPRLTSIARALPRPGADLYYQSCAAMLTGLVGGYCRRNKKIFAFRVAHDSDCVPGQQLIRYWRDRKLYEYGLKRADLILVQSEHQRRLLRRHYGLESIPMNMAVELPLARPAGKRDIDILWVNNMRPFKRPELMIDLAGMLPDQRIVMIGGPCLGMEQYFAGIEQAAKQAPNLEFIGPVPYSRVNDYFLRARLFANTSESEGFPNSFLQAWIRGVPVVSFFDPDGLIQGHRLGAVPADIEQMAGELSRLLENDEERLALSGFAQQYAIDNYSPASVARQHEAVFKKLI
- a CDS encoding sulfotransferase; this translates as MNENLIRQPIFFIGMPRSGTTIIFEAVARHPELAWPSNYSQRNPQSPCYNLVRRLHENRFFVVEARKKQYAEVAFCNRYLVKPAEAYQFWDYYSQRDFSLAALGRCRADQRTGLRLRNAVAKIVRYQGRTRFSAKLTGPPRVGYLNSIFPDARFVHIVRDGLAVVHSLLNVSFWKEKGGYDGPFWQGVLRDEDIDFWRRGGKDPGVITALQWNRVLKMTRAEAGCIGPERLLEVKYEDFMADPQAALTRVFSFCNLTDAAEAHDSLARGPELVNMNHKYAKEWKTEYINQLTDIMRSSLEAYGYVTAR